In a single window of the Cydia pomonella isolate Wapato2018A chromosome 2, ilCydPomo1, whole genome shotgun sequence genome:
- the LOC133515613 gene encoding leiomodin-2-like — MGKEGETPDPGGDKGGKGRVLRKRGGNQRSEGMGANSESQREVISGMSQDGDETGRGYIGGGDDSPTPTLGRFWAGEKRSVRRLSQTSSDEWGSIVEFEDARSPNREGSGEERGRREKRGREGPDSEGETRVRKLSTARRGRGKGRYTGLSAAKAQLEDYETETETEAVYSPKPKRQTGRRSRSPIHAEETPEGFETPGGRIKALAENIIKDAARSKNLKGEIWGSINSACKGLIELADSMEESEVVRSLKADNERMRKELGQLRLETKALRKAFSERKQTEPTRERTEVHALLEELGNLMDVRLGNFRSEMFKSLGNMMNARLESVEGRLPPEPIRRPPLAADRRRRLQEQEMDLDQTGHQTEVPNPPRPQNSTKGASQTASSQAPGGAPRVAEVPQTPQTPAGQIQATRPVPKPRGKKPQPVAPAPRVPRRPARPSVPPPAPPAPQQEGWTTVVKRGKAKAPSQPQQQQKNPKKVAAPKLVAPTMAAVVVTLKSDAQTDYRSVMERATTLKLAELGVDHLKVRKTATGSRIIEVPGAQSSQAADNLVERLRSLVGDVADVYRPVKKAEIKISGFDESVTPEILKREVAARGRCPEDQVTVGAIRMAANGTGSVILRCPLTAAKVVVTAGRIVVGWSAARVEALEQLPLRCYRCMGTGHTRPLCPSPVDRTNWCYRCSRPGHKSQDCTALAPWCVVCHHAGLKAGHVMGGNACNPPPVRGKEAHSAGPANAAAVAPQNGPDNRTEQQPMED, encoded by the coding sequence ATGGGTAAGGAGGGGGAAACTCCGGATCCGGGTGGGGATAAAGGAGGGAAAGGGAGGGTGTTGAGAAAAAGGGGGGGTAACCAGCGTTCTGAGGGAATGGGGGCCAATTCAGAGTCCCAAAGGGAGGTTATTTCGGGGATGAGCCAGGATGGCGATGAGACTGGTAGGGGGTACATTGGGGGGGGGGATGACTCCCCCACCCCTACTTTGGGAAGATTTTGGGCGGGTGAAAAGCGGAGTGTAAGGCGCCTCTCACAGACGTCTTCTGACGAGTGGGGTAGCATCGTGGAATTCGAGGATGCGAGGAGTCCCAACCGAGAAGGATCAGGGGAGGAAAGGGGAAGAAGGGAGAAAAGGGGCAGAGAGGGCCCAGACAGTGAAGGTGAGACCCGGGTGCGCAAACTAAGCACTGCCCGCCGGGGCCGCGGTAAAGGACGCTATACGGGGCTCAGCGCCGCCAAAGCTCAGCTTGAGGACTACGAGACAGAAACGGAGACGGAAGCTGTCTACAGTCCCAAGCCAAAACGACAGACGGGCAGGCGGTCGCGAAGCCCGATACATGCGGAGGAAACCCCAGAGGGGTTTGAAACCCCTGGAGGCCGCATCAAGGCCCTTGCAGAGAACATCATCAAGGATGCGGCCAGGAGCAAGAATCTCAAGGGCGAAATATGGGGTAGCATCAACTCGGCTTGCAAGGGGTTGATTGAGCTCGCGGATTCGATGGAGGAGTCAGAGGTTGTCCGCTCACTGAAAGCGGACAACGAAAGAATGCGGAAGGAGCTGGGGCAGCTCCGTCTTGAGACGAAAGCGCTGCGCAAGGCTTTCTCTGAGCGCAAACAGACGGAGCCAACGAGGGAAAGGACTGAGGTGCATGCCCTCCTGGAGGAATTGGGCAACCTCATGGACGTCCGCCTGGGGAACTTTAGGAGCGAAATGTTCAAGTCCCTGGGCAACATGATGAATGCCCGCCTCGAGAGCGTGGAGGGACGGCTGCCCCCGGAGCCCATCCGCCGACCACCGTTAGCGGCGGATAGGAGGAGAAGGCTCCAGGAACAAGAGATGGACCTAGACCAGACGGGACATCAAACTGAGGTACCTAATCCCCCAAGGCCGCAAAATAGTACCAAAGGGGCATCTCAAACGGCGTCATCCCAAGCTCCAGGAGGGGCGCCCCGAGTGGCCGAAGTGCCCCAAACGCCGCAGACACCGGCTGGGCAGATCCAAGCCACCAGGCCGGTACCTAAACCAAGAGGCAAAAAACCCCAGCCGGTAGCCCCTGCTCCCAGGGTACCTAGGAGACCGGCTCGTCCAAGTGTGCCGCCACCTGCGCCCCCTGCTCCCCAACAGGAAGGATGGACTACGGTGGTCAAGAGGGGCAAGGCCAAGGCCCCCTCCCAGCCCCAACAGCAGCAGAAGAACCCGAAGAAGGTGGCAGCCCCTAAATTAGTGGCCCCAACCATGGCGGCGGTCGTCGTGACCCTTAAGTCCGACGCCCAGACGGACTATAGGTCGGTCATGGAAAGGGCCACTACACTTAAATTGGCGGAGCTCGGCGTTGACCACCTCAAAGTTCGGAAGACGGCGACAGGGTCGAGAATCATCGAGGTCCCCGGGGCGCAGAGTAGTCAGGCGGCTGACAATCTGGTGGAGCGGCTCCGGAGCCTAGTAGGCGATGTGGCCGATGTTTACCGGCCAGTAAAAAAGGCAGAAATTAAGATCTCCGGCTTTGACGAATCCGTCACCCCGGAGATCTTAAAAAGGGAGGTGGCCGCCAGAGGCAGGTGCCCAGAAGACCAGGTGACGGTCGGGGCAATAAGAATGGCGGCCAACGGGACTGGTTCGGTCATCCTGCGGTGCCCACTAACAGCGGCCAAAGTGGTTGTCACTGCAGGACGTATCGTTGTTGGATGGTCAGCGGCCCGTGTGGAGGCCCTTGAACAGTTGCCTCTACGCTGCTACCGCTGCATGGGGACGGGACACACGAGGCCTTTGTGCCCGTCCCCGGTTGACAGGACCAACTGGTGCTACAGGTGCAGTAGACCAGGCCACAAAAGCCAGGACTGCACCGCGCTGGCCCCCTGGTGCGTAGTGTGCCATCATGCCGGGTTAAAGGCGGGGCATGTGATGGGAGGGAACGCTTGCAACCCCCCTCCAGTCAGAGGGAAGGAGGCCCACTCTGCCGGCCCCGCAAATGCCGCAGCGGTTGCCCCCCAGAATGGCCCTGATAACCGGACGGAACAGCAGCCCATGGAAGACTAA